One genomic window of Trichlorobacter lovleyi includes the following:
- a CDS encoding (Fe-S)-binding protein has product MSDQTTLQRIEEELKKCVKCGTCRSNCPAFTAFQREPATARGKLTLVQHLLKDDIDLDDQTYLAMSKCLLCGSCVDRCPNDVPTDEIVIAAREALAKKRGLTTFHAAVGQVIKSRTRMKLGAKAASLLGPLFFKKVPENSGLRLRFPLPFVGNKRYIPAIAKTPFMERYPEVLEGEPGKPRIIFFVGCMTNFAYPRVGVATVKLFQHLGCTIIIPKDQQCCGLPGMSGGDIETVRDLAERNLAALERYEADYVMSACATCGGALHRLYPLVVGKRNPELRERLDRLAAKTVDAAQLLVQLGLKPAETGAGARGKITYHDPCHLRTRKLTAQPRDLIKATPGLELVEMEGADRCCGLGGTFNVYHYGSSMEINDLKSEAIMATGADAVATGCPGCMMQLDDGLKQHGSTVEVVHTMELLARQLLGEEK; this is encoded by the coding sequence ATGTCTGATCAAACAACCCTGCAGAGGATTGAAGAAGAACTGAAGAAGTGCGTCAAGTGCGGTACCTGCCGGTCCAACTGTCCTGCCTTCACCGCCTTTCAGCGTGAGCCTGCCACGGCCCGTGGCAAGTTGACCCTGGTTCAGCACCTGCTGAAGGATGATATTGATCTGGATGATCAAACCTATCTGGCCATGTCCAAGTGTCTGTTGTGTGGCAGTTGCGTGGACCGCTGTCCCAATGACGTGCCCACCGATGAGATTGTGATTGCCGCCCGTGAGGCGCTGGCCAAGAAGCGTGGCCTGACCACCTTCCATGCTGCCGTGGGGCAGGTGATCAAGAGCCGCACCAGGATGAAGCTGGGTGCCAAGGCTGCCTCTCTGCTGGGCCCGTTGTTCTTTAAGAAGGTGCCGGAGAACTCTGGCCTGCGTCTGCGTTTCCCGCTGCCCTTTGTCGGCAACAAGCGTTACATTCCTGCTATCGCCAAGACCCCCTTTATGGAGCGCTACCCGGAGGTGCTTGAAGGAGAACCGGGTAAGCCGCGGATCATCTTCTTTGTGGGCTGCATGACCAACTTTGCCTATCCCAGGGTCGGGGTGGCCACGGTCAAGCTGTTCCAGCACCTGGGCTGTACCATCATCATTCCCAAGGATCAGCAGTGCTGCGGTCTTCCCGGTATGTCCGGTGGAGACATCGAGACGGTTCGTGATCTGGCCGAGCGTAACCTGGCTGCCTTGGAACGTTACGAGGCCGATTATGTGATGAGTGCCTGCGCCACCTGCGGTGGTGCCTTACACCGGCTCTATCCGCTGGTGGTGGGTAAGCGTAACCCTGAACTGCGTGAGCGCCTTGACCGGCTGGCTGCGAAGACGGTGGATGCTGCCCAGCTGTTGGTCCAGCTGGGGCTGAAACCGGCAGAAACCGGTGCCGGTGCCAGAGGAAAGATTACCTACCATGATCCCTGCCATCTGCGAACCCGCAAACTGACTGCCCAACCCCGTGATCTGATCAAGGCCACTCCCGGACTTGAACTGGTGGAGATGGAAGGAGCGGACCGCTGCTGTGGTTTGGGTGGCACCTTCAATGTCTATCACTACGGCTCATCCATGGAGATCAACGACCTTAAGAGCGAGGCGATCATGGCCACCGGTGCAGATGCCGTAGC
- the trmFO gene encoding methylenetetrahydrofolate--tRNA-(uracil(54)-C(5))-methyltransferase (FADH(2)-oxidizing) TrmFO, giving the protein MHACVTIIGAGLAGCEAAWQAAERGLQVRLYEMKPHRYSPAHQREGLAELVCSNSLRGADLGNAVGLLKEELRRCGSLIMQAADATRVPAGGALAVDRDLFSAWITERISSHPNITLIREELTCLPSEGLVVIASGPLTSDALADELSRLVGERLYFYDAIAPIVTAESLDRSQIYAASRYGKGDPDDYLNCPMDHEQYTAFIAAVKEAEKVAPREFEKVVHFDGCMPIEEMAERGDETLRFGPMKPVGLPDPATGKDPYAVVQLRAENNEKTLYNLVGFQTKMTWPEQRRVLRMIPGLEQAEFVRLGVMHRNTFINAPALLLPTQQLQSSPRIIFAGQITGVEGYVESAGSGFLAGLAVAALLAGQGPELPPRETALGALIYHITNADSRHFQPMNVNYGLFPPLDSRVKKKDRKLLLAERALTALEAWRLHVVSRLKLNEPREIR; this is encoded by the coding sequence ATGCATGCATGTGTGACTATCATAGGAGCCGGTCTGGCCGGTTGTGAGGCAGCCTGGCAGGCTGCTGAGCGTGGGCTGCAGGTTCGGCTGTATGAGATGAAGCCGCATCGCTATTCTCCGGCCCATCAACGGGAGGGGCTGGCGGAACTGGTCTGTTCAAACTCCCTGCGCGGGGCTGATCTGGGTAATGCCGTTGGCCTGCTGAAGGAAGAACTGCGGCGTTGCGGCTCACTGATCATGCAGGCTGCCGATGCCACCAGGGTTCCGGCCGGTGGTGCCCTGGCTGTTGATCGCGACCTGTTCTCGGCCTGGATAACTGAACGGATCTCCTCCCACCCCAATATCACCCTGATCCGTGAAGAACTGACCTGCCTGCCGTCTGAGGGGCTGGTGGTAATCGCCTCCGGTCCCTTGACCAGCGATGCCCTGGCTGATGAGCTGTCCCGGCTGGTGGGAGAGCGGCTCTATTTCTACGATGCCATCGCCCCGATTGTTACGGCAGAATCCCTTGACCGATCCCAGATCTATGCCGCCTCCCGTTACGGCAAGGGTGATCCTGATGATTATCTTAACTGTCCCATGGATCATGAACAGTACACGGCATTTATTGCTGCCGTGAAGGAAGCTGAAAAGGTTGCGCCACGTGAATTCGAGAAGGTCGTCCACTTTGACGGCTGCATGCCGATTGAAGAGATGGCGGAGCGTGGTGATGAAACCCTGCGTTTTGGGCCGATGAAGCCGGTCGGTCTGCCTGATCCGGCCACGGGGAAGGACCCGTATGCCGTGGTACAGTTGCGGGCAGAGAATAATGAAAAGACCCTCTACAATCTGGTGGGATTCCAGACCAAGATGACCTGGCCGGAACAACGTCGGGTGCTGCGGATGATTCCCGGGCTGGAACAGGCCGAATTTGTCCGCTTGGGGGTTATGCACCGTAACACCTTTATCAACGCACCGGCCTTGCTGTTACCCACACAGCAGTTACAATCCTCCCCCCGTATCATCTTTGCCGGTCAGATCACCGGGGTTGAGGGCTACGTCGAGTCAGCAGGTTCAGGTTTTCTGGCAGGTTTGGCCGTTGCAGCGCTGCTTGCAGGACAGGGACCGGAATTGCCCCCGCGTGAAACCGCTCTGGGGGCGTTGATCTACCATATCACCAATGCCGACAGCCGCCATTTCCAACCGATGAACGTCAACTACGGTCTGTTTCCGCCCCTCGACAGCAGGGTCAAGAAAAAGGATCGCAAGCTGTTGCTGGCAGAGCGGGCCCTGACTGCGCTGGAAGCCTGGAGGCTCCACGTCGTATCTCGTCTGAAGCTGAATGAACCAAGGGAAATACGATAA
- the topA gene encoding type I DNA topoisomerase — MAHQLVIVESPAKAKTIEKFLGSEYRVLASFGHVRALPSKQGSVDTANDFEPKYHVLPESKKHIDAIKKELKGADRLLLATDPDREGEAISWHLLAALGLDKKPKIPIQRVVFHEITKDAIIHAVQNPRDIAIDLVDAQQARSILDYLVGFNLSPFLWKKIRYGLSAGRVQSVALRLVCEREKEIQAFVDQEYWTIATRLEKQAGQSFKAGLVAVDGKKLGKFDIPNQKSADALKNAIVQGQAQVASVVRKEMKRNPAPPFTTSTLQQEASRKLGFSAKKTMSTAQKLYEGVAIGEGGTVGLITYMRTDSVNLSAQALKDAHDLISVAYGKEYALTKPRFYKNKSKNAQEAHEAIRPTYIDKTPAELKKYLTPDLFKLYELIWKRTVACQMAEALLDQTSVDIAVSGEKKDSFTLRATGSVIRFPGFMKLYIEGVDDEDEEKEGTLPTLDEGEALKLLEVLPEQHFTQPPPRYTEATLVKTLEEYGIGRPSTYASTLNTLVERKYARLDKKRFFPEDVGMVVNDLLTAHFPKYVDYNFTAGLEEELDQVSRGEKQWKPLLREFWNPFISLLKQKEGEVKKDDLTTETLEEACPECGKPLAIKLGKRGKFIACTGFKEGCKYTRNLENSGAEEAAEPEVSEEKCDKCGQPMLIKSGRYGKYLACSGYPACKNIQPLNKPKSTGVTCPECKEGELTEKKSRYGKLFYSCNRYPDCKFALWDPPVTQPCPKCGFPVLVKKVYKKKGEFLKCPKEGCDYTSV, encoded by the coding sequence ATGGCGCATCAGCTTGTAATTGTCGAGTCTCCGGCCAAGGCCAAGACCATTGAAAAATTCCTCGGTTCCGAGTATCGGGTGCTGGCCTCTTTCGGTCATGTCAGGGCATTGCCCAGCAAGCAGGGGTCGGTTGATACGGCCAATGATTTTGAGCCGAAGTACCACGTGCTGCCGGAGAGCAAGAAGCATATCGACGCCATCAAGAAGGAGCTGAAGGGGGCGGATCGTCTGCTGTTGGCAACTGACCCCGACCGTGAGGGGGAGGCGATCTCCTGGCACCTGCTGGCCGCCCTGGGGCTGGATAAAAAGCCCAAGATCCCGATCCAGCGAGTGGTGTTCCATGAGATCACCAAGGATGCCATCATCCATGCAGTGCAAAATCCCCGTGATATTGCCATAGACCTGGTGGATGCCCAGCAGGCCCGTTCTATTCTGGACTACCTGGTCGGCTTCAATCTTTCGCCGTTTCTCTGGAAGAAGATCCGCTACGGCCTTTCTGCCGGCCGGGTGCAGTCGGTTGCCCTGCGGCTGGTCTGTGAGCGCGAAAAAGAGATTCAGGCCTTTGTGGATCAGGAGTACTGGACCATTGCAACCCGGCTGGAAAAACAGGCTGGTCAGAGCTTCAAGGCCGGTCTGGTTGCGGTGGATGGCAAGAAGCTGGGCAAGTTTGACATCCCGAATCAGAAAAGCGCCGATGCATTGAAAAATGCCATTGTACAAGGTCAGGCACAGGTCGCCTCGGTCGTCCGTAAAGAGATGAAACGTAATCCGGCCCCGCCCTTTACCACCTCCACCCTGCAGCAGGAGGCCTCCCGCAAGCTGGGTTTTTCAGCCAAAAAGACCATGTCCACTGCCCAGAAACTGTACGAAGGGGTGGCAATCGGTGAAGGGGGCACGGTTGGTCTGATCACCTACATGCGTACTGACAGCGTCAACCTCTCGGCCCAGGCCCTGAAAGATGCCCATGACCTGATCAGTGTGGCCTATGGTAAGGAATATGCCCTGACCAAACCCCGCTTTTACAAAAACAAGTCGAAGAATGCCCAGGAGGCCCACGAGGCGATCCGCCCGACGTATATTGACAAGACCCCGGCAGAGCTGAAGAAGTACCTGACACCTGACCTGTTTAAACTGTATGAGCTGATCTGGAAGCGGACCGTTGCCTGCCAGATGGCAGAGGCGCTGCTGGATCAGACCTCGGTGGACATTGCGGTCAGTGGTGAGAAAAAGGACAGCTTCACCCTGCGGGCCACCGGCTCGGTGATCCGCTTTCCCGGCTTCATGAAGCTCTATATTGAAGGGGTGGATGACGAAGACGAGGAAAAGGAAGGGACCCTGCCGACACTGGATGAGGGGGAGGCACTCAAGCTACTGGAGGTGCTGCCGGAGCAACATTTTACCCAGCCTCCGCCCCGCTACACCGAAGCCACCCTGGTCAAGACCCTGGAGGAGTACGGCATCGGCCGACCATCCACCTATGCCAGTACCCTCAACACCCTGGTGGAGCGCAAGTATGCCCGCCTGGACAAGAAGCGTTTCTTCCCTGAGGATGTCGGCATGGTGGTCAATGACCTCTTGACGGCCCATTTTCCCAAGTACGTGGATTATAACTTCACCGCCGGGCTGGAAGAGGAACTGGACCAGGTCTCCCGTGGTGAAAAACAGTGGAAACCGCTCCTGCGCGAGTTCTGGAACCCGTTCATCAGCCTGCTTAAGCAAAAAGAGGGGGAGGTCAAGAAGGACGACCTGACCACTGAGACCCTGGAAGAGGCCTGCCCGGAGTGTGGCAAGCCGCTGGCCATCAAGCTGGGCAAGCGGGGCAAGTTTATCGCCTGCACCGGGTTCAAGGAAGGCTGTAAGTACACCCGCAATCTGGAAAACAGCGGTGCTGAAGAGGCCGCTGAACCGGAAGTCTCAGAAGAAAAATGCGACAAATGCGGCCAGCCGATGCTGATCAAGTCAGGACGCTACGGCAAGTATCTGGCCTGCTCCGGCTATCCGGCCTGCAAGAACATCCAGCCGCTGAACAAACCCAAAAGTACCGGCGTTACCTGCCCTGAATGCAAGGAAGGGGAACTGACCGAGAAGAAATCCCGTTACGGCAAGCTGTTCTACTCCTGTAACCGCTACCCGGACTGCAAGTTTGCCCTCTGGGATCCTCCGGTTACCCAGCCCTGCCCCAAGTGCGGCTTTCCGGTGCTGGTCAAGAAGGTCTACAAGAAAAAAGGTGAATTCCTGAAGTGCCCCAAAGAGGGCTGCGACTACACTTCCGTGTAA
- the dprA gene encoding DNA-processing protein DprA, translating into MDYCSWIALRAVAGVGPVLFRRLLERFETPAHVFSAAPGALSAVRGVTPQIVEAIADPACRHFAEEECRRIETAAVRLLTFLDAEYPRRLFEIGDPPPLLYLRGTVPSWEPAVAVVGSRRATREGLKAAERLSSELASSGVLVVSGLARGIDTAAHRGALAGGGPTVAVLGCGLDVDYPPENGQLAHQIAGQGCIISEFPMTTQPLAEHFPRRNRIISGLSRGVLVVEAVEKSGSLITARYALDQGREVMAVPGPISTAACRGSNRLIKDGAQLVDCVEDILHTIRVVRAEHTLPLLDQHAPPLRCSLTPREAAVYELVAQGPRHLDEITQALELTPGEVSAMVLGLELKGLLSQLPGSYYSLP; encoded by the coding sequence ATGGACTACTGTTCCTGGATAGCGTTACGGGCCGTGGCAGGCGTTGGCCCGGTCCTGTTCCGGCGGCTGCTGGAACGGTTTGAAACGCCAGCTCATGTATTCTCTGCGGCACCGGGCGCCCTTTCTGCGGTACGGGGGGTTACGCCACAAATTGTGGAGGCCATTGCAGACCCGGCCTGTCGTCATTTTGCAGAAGAGGAATGCCGCAGGATTGAAACTGCCGCTGTCCGTCTGCTGACCTTTCTGGATGCGGAGTATCCCCGGCGTCTGTTTGAGATTGGTGACCCACCTCCACTGCTGTATCTGCGCGGAACGGTCCCTTCCTGGGAACCTGCGGTTGCGGTGGTCGGTTCCCGCAGGGCGACCCGTGAAGGATTGAAGGCTGCAGAGCGGCTTTCGTCGGAGCTGGCCTCCAGCGGCGTGCTGGTGGTGTCCGGTCTGGCACGGGGGATAGACACTGCTGCCCATCGCGGTGCTTTGGCAGGCGGTGGTCCAACGGTGGCAGTGTTGGGGTGTGGCCTGGATGTCGACTATCCGCCGGAAAACGGGCAGCTTGCGCACCAGATCGCCGGACAGGGGTGCATCATCTCCGAGTTTCCCATGACAACCCAGCCGCTGGCTGAGCATTTTCCCCGCCGCAACCGGATCATCAGCGGGCTCTCGCGAGGGGTGCTGGTGGTGGAGGCGGTGGAAAAGAGCGGTTCCCTGATCACGGCCCGTTATGCCCTGGACCAGGGACGCGAGGTGATGGCAGTGCCGGGCCCGATCAGCACTGCCGCCTGCCGCGGCAGCAACCGTCTGATCAAGGATGGTGCCCAACTGGTTGACTGTGTTGAGGATATACTTCATACAATCAGGGTCGTCAGGGCGGAGCATACCCTGCCGTTACTTGACCAGCATGCCCCGCCGCTGCGTTGTAGCCTGACCCCGCGCGAGGCCGCCGTCTACGAGCTGGTTGCCCAGGGGCCACGCCACCTTGACGAGATTACCCAGGCTCTGGAATTGACGCCCGGAGAGGTTTCGGCTATGGTGCTTGGCCTTGAACTAAAGGGGTTGCTCTCGCAGCTTCCCGGATCATACTATTCACTCCCGTAA
- a CDS encoding LysM peptidoglycan-binding domain-containing protein → MKSRMRLVLSLMVMLLSVPWLLWAADEPTTYVIQKGDTLWGLSGKFLNNPNYWPNLWSKNQQVTNPHFIYPGQTVRFVDGKLEIFDASKGGSGQKAVAGTTAQAVQPAPQLEVAEEKVFTVRGNEGWLMETDTLPTGRIIAGQHGRLVLGEDDTVFTDIGTNHGGSDGSKYTILRKSKQVKHPVTGDDLGYKVYPLGALQLTHATQLNSRGIISTSFKEIEPGDLLVPYQQVKRRTVALKMVSRPLKGYLVESATGNTALATGDVVYLDLGRSEGAEPGNLLYVVRKVAIEKMLVERYVGELPNEVVGALVIVEVGNRTSTAIVVKSIDAIFKGNEVVSAPR, encoded by the coding sequence ATGAAATCTCGTATGCGGCTGGTACTGTCCCTGATGGTAATGCTTTTGTCTGTTCCATGGCTACTCTGGGCTGCAGATGAGCCAACGACCTATGTGATCCAGAAGGGTGACACACTGTGGGGGCTTTCCGGTAAATTCCTTAACAACCCCAATTACTGGCCTAATCTCTGGTCAAAAAATCAGCAGGTAACCAATCCTCACTTTATTTATCCTGGTCAAACCGTCCGTTTTGTGGATGGTAAGCTGGAGATTTTTGATGCCTCTAAAGGGGGCAGCGGACAGAAAGCCGTAGCTGGAACGACGGCTCAGGCAGTTCAGCCGGCTCCCCAGCTTGAGGTTGCAGAGGAAAAGGTCTTTACCGTGCGCGGCAATGAAGGCTGGTTAATGGAAACGGATACGTTACCCACCGGCAGAATTATCGCAGGACAGCACGGCCGCCTGGTGCTTGGTGAAGATGATACGGTCTTCACCGATATCGGCACCAATCATGGCGGGAGTGACGGCAGTAAGTATACCATTCTGCGTAAGTCAAAACAGGTCAAACATCCGGTGACCGGTGATGATCTTGGGTACAAGGTCTATCCGCTGGGGGCGCTGCAGTTGACCCACGCGACACAGCTTAATTCCCGGGGCATTATCTCCACGTCATTTAAAGAGATTGAGCCAGGTGATTTGTTAGTGCCCTACCAGCAGGTGAAACGGCGGACCGTTGCCCTGAAAATGGTTTCTCGTCCGCTGAAAGGCTACCTTGTCGAGAGTGCCACCGGTAATACCGCGCTTGCCACCGGTGATGTGGTCTATCTTGACTTGGGACGTTCAGAGGGGGCGGAGCCGGGTAACCTGCTGTATGTTGTCCGCAAGGTCGCGATCGAAAAGATGCTGGTGGAGCGCTATGTTGGAGAACTGCCCAATGAAGTGGTTGGTGCGCTGGTGATTGTGGAGGTAGGCAACAGGACCTCCACAGCCATTGTGGTGAAAAGCATTGACGCGATTTTTAAGGGCAATGAGGTTGTCAGCGCCCCTCGTTAA
- the ybgF gene encoding tol-pal system protein YbgF, with protein sequence MGHLHKLGLLSLSLLVFGGCAANDLMVKRQTETETKLEHLFQIAGGIEARLNELSGRLAGLEEQETQRSALIKELGSGVRELKEVNQALQVKLQTAPTAVTPKVEVVNPDPAPKGRDAGPPPTYVKAFGLYSTNNFAAAIQAFEQFIKELPASEYVPNAYYWIGECYYSSSDLPNALVAFQKVVDGWPRHSKAADALLKVGYSYLAQKQPDKAKNSFERLIRSYPGSPAALKARERLMSSDQPAHVRH encoded by the coding sequence ATGGGCCACCTGCATAAACTGGGTCTGTTGTCGTTATCTCTACTGGTTTTTGGCGGCTGTGCGGCCAATGATCTGATGGTAAAGCGCCAGACCGAGACCGAGACCAAGCTTGAACACCTTTTTCAGATTGCAGGTGGGATTGAAGCCCGATTGAATGAGCTTTCCGGTCGATTGGCGGGTCTGGAAGAACAGGAGACCCAGCGTTCGGCACTTATCAAAGAGCTTGGCAGTGGTGTCCGTGAACTGAAAGAGGTCAATCAGGCCTTGCAGGTCAAGCTTCAGACTGCTCCAACAGCTGTGACCCCCAAGGTTGAGGTGGTTAATCCTGACCCTGCCCCCAAGGGCAGAGATGCCGGTCCTCCCCCAACGTATGTCAAGGCCTTCGGTCTGTACAGTACGAACAATTTTGCAGCGGCAATTCAGGCCTTTGAGCAGTTTATAAAAGAATTGCCTGCAAGTGAGTATGTGCCAAATGCCTATTACTGGATTGGCGAGTGCTATTACAGCAGTTCTGACCTGCCCAATGCCCTCGTTGCATTTCAGAAGGTTGTCGATGGATGGCCCCGGCACTCCAAGGCAGCAGATGCGCTGCTTAAGGTCGGATACAGCTATCTTGCCCAGAAACAACCTGATAAGGCCAAAAACTCTTTTGAGCGGCTTATACGCAGTTATCCCGGCAGTCCTGCAGCTCTCAAGGCTCGGGAACGGCTGATGTCCAGCGACCAACCGGCTCATGTCCGGCACTGA
- a CDS encoding U32 family peptidase yields the protein MEKLKCAIRYGADAVYMGGPDFGLRNMAGNFTLAEMPQALALCHGHGIRCYLTINSYPADHALDRLENYLQELAPLPFDAYIVSDPGVLRMVRRISPQREIHLSTQANTINHESVLFWQEQGVSRVNLAREMTLDDIRATTRAVSIPCEVFLHGALCIAYSGRCLLSSAMTGRSANLGECTQPCRWKYALVEERRPGEYQPIEEDASGTFIYNSKDLCLLEYLPELVRAGVGALKIEGRMKGIHYLAGVLRIYRTALDRFCADPDGYTADPAWMEELATISHRGYTTGFLLGDPKDVGQSYQAGYLRSHKLVGVVEAMHGEKLAEVVVRNRFQAGDQLSLMGPAMKNADFTATDLQHYDQQGTLLPVATVHPNMRILMPVPAGTAPDDLIRLPAPMQEFDS from the coding sequence ATGGAAAAACTGAAATGTGCCATCAGGTACGGAGCTGATGCCGTCTATATGGGCGGACCTGACTTTGGCCTGCGTAACATGGCCGGCAACTTCACCCTTGCCGAAATGCCTCAGGCCCTGGCGCTCTGCCATGGGCACGGAATCCGCTGTTACCTGACCATCAACAGTTACCCGGCTGACCATGCCCTGGACCGCCTTGAAAACTACCTGCAGGAACTTGCTCCGCTGCCGTTTGACGCCTATATCGTCAGTGACCCGGGTGTGCTGCGCATGGTTCGCCGTATCTCGCCACAACGGGAAATTCACCTCTCGACCCAGGCCAATACCATCAACCACGAAAGTGTCCTGTTCTGGCAGGAGCAAGGGGTCAGCCGAGTCAATCTGGCGCGGGAAATGACACTGGATGACATCCGTGCAACAACCCGTGCGGTCTCAATACCTTGCGAGGTCTTCCTGCACGGCGCACTCTGTATCGCCTACTCGGGCCGTTGCCTGCTCTCCAGCGCCATGACCGGCCGCAGCGCAAATCTGGGAGAATGCACCCAGCCCTGCCGCTGGAAATACGCCCTGGTTGAGGAACGACGCCCTGGCGAGTACCAACCGATTGAAGAGGACGCGAGCGGCACCTTTATTTACAACTCGAAGGATCTCTGCCTGCTGGAGTATCTGCCAGAACTGGTTCGGGCCGGGGTCGGGGCGCTCAAGATTGAAGGCAGAATGAAGGGGATCCATTATCTTGCCGGTGTGTTGCGGATCTACCGCACAGCACTGGACCGTTTCTGCGCCGACCCCGACGGCTACACCGCCGACCCGGCCTGGATGGAGGAACTGGCCACCATCAGCCATCGCGGCTATACCACCGGGTTTCTGCTGGGCGATCCTAAAGATGTCGGGCAGTCCTATCAGGCCGGTTACCTGCGCAGCCACAAACTGGTTGGCGTTGTCGAGGCGATGCACGGGGAAAAACTGGCAGAGGTGGTGGTCAGAAACCGGTTTCAGGCTGGTGATCAACTTTCATTGATGGGACCCGCCATGAAAAATGCCGATTTTACGGCCACTGATCTGCAGCACTATGATCAGCAGGGCACACTACTGCCGGTCGCAACAGTCCACCCGAACATGCGTATCCTGATGCCGGTACCAGCCGGTACCGCCCCCGATGACCTGATCCGGCTCCCTGCCCCCATGCAGGAATTTGATTCATGA
- a CDS encoding phospholipid carrier-dependent glycosyltransferase, producing the protein MSPLYEHLNQPEGHWLRDSLLLLILFGFLFLVGLGSAPLIDPDEGRYAEIPREMLVRGDFVTPTLNYVKYFEKPPLLYWANAGSMAVFGQHEFAARLPSALSGLFTVLLTYLAGRRLFNRRIALIGALILGSCAAFLLQSRIILTDMLLTFCLSAALFSFLLAVRSSVRHCANLYRLFFICCGLAVLTKGLIGIVLPGGIIFWYLLLSRRWHLLKEIPWVSGLLLFSLVTVPWFVLVSQANPEFPHFFFIREHFQRYTSTIHRRSQPFWFFLPILLLTMLPWSFFLPGSLTKAWQQRHNNRGTTLFLLLWPVIIILFFSLSSSKLIPYILPTCPPLALLLASRITAHWHTRRPDYTTAQATLAIILFLMGTALAVLPLLTWLPPLLHASGQTGRDLAAMLSGPAPALTLRQTLLPGSLLMLFGLLLIWSIRTRSSLLLISLLCCFGIMLDLLLPWAFTRYGAERLSSRSLAKAALQQSGPDTVLAQSGPHQGMNFYTGKRLITVGDADELTFGSSQGNQSGWFLSQEQFMELWRSDRQVMIVIPRHEANRYAATAPQTLADNGALLLLSNR; encoded by the coding sequence ATGAGCCCGCTCTACGAACATCTTAACCAGCCGGAAGGGCACTGGCTGCGGGACAGTCTGCTGCTGCTGATCCTGTTCGGCTTCCTCTTCCTCGTCGGGCTCGGATCAGCACCATTGATTGACCCGGATGAGGGACGCTATGCCGAGATCCCCCGCGAGATGCTGGTCCGGGGCGACTTTGTTACGCCCACGCTGAACTATGTAAAATACTTTGAAAAACCACCCCTGTTATACTGGGCTAATGCCGGTTCCATGGCTGTCTTCGGTCAGCATGAGTTTGCAGCCAGGCTCCCCTCAGCCCTGTCAGGGCTTTTCACCGTCCTGCTGACCTACCTTGCCGGGCGTCGATTATTCAACAGGCGCATAGCATTGATCGGCGCATTGATCCTGGGCAGCTGTGCGGCCTTCCTGCTCCAGTCGCGCATCATTCTGACAGACATGCTGCTGACCTTCTGTCTCTCGGCAGCCCTGTTCAGCTTTCTGCTTGCTGTCCGCAGCAGCGTGCGCCATTGCGCGAACCTCTACCGCCTGTTCTTTATCTGCTGCGGACTGGCAGTGCTGACCAAGGGGCTGATCGGCATTGTACTGCCCGGTGGCATCATCTTCTGGTATCTGCTACTGAGCAGACGCTGGCACCTGCTGAAGGAAATCCCCTGGGTCTCCGGTTTGCTGCTGTTTTCCCTGGTCACCGTGCCATGGTTTGTACTGGTGTCACAGGCAAACCCGGAGTTCCCGCATTTTTTCTTTATCAGGGAGCATTTCCAGCGTTATACCAGCACCATCCATCGCCGCAGTCAGCCATTCTGGTTTTTTCTGCCGATACTACTGCTGACCATGCTGCCCTGGTCCTTCTTCCTGCCGGGCAGCCTCACAAAGGCCTGGCAGCAGCGCCACAACAACAGAGGAACCACCCTCTTCCTGTTACTCTGGCCAGTGATTATTATCCTGTTTTTTTCACTGTCCAGCTCCAAGCTGATTCCATATATCCTGCCAACCTGCCCGCCGCTGGCATTGTTGCTGGCCAGCAGGATCACGGCCCACTGGCATACCCGCAGACCTGACTACACCACCGCGCAGGCAACGCTCGCCATCATACTGTTCTTGATGGGTACAGCCCTGGCCGTACTGCCGCTGCTGACATGGCTCCCGCCGCTGCTGCATGCAAGCGGTCAAACCGGTCGGGACCTGGCCGCCATGCTGAGCGGGCCTGCACCGGCACTTACCCTGCGTCAGACCCTGCTGCCTGGCAGCCTGCTGATGCTCTTCGGCCTGCTGCTGATCTGGAGCATCCGTACCCGCTCCAGCCTGCTGTTGATCAGCTTGCTCTGCTGTTTCGGCATCATGCTTGACCTGCTGCTCCCCTGGGCCTTTACCCGCTACGGTGCTGAACGACTCTCGTCACGCAGCCTGGCCAAGGCAGCCCTGCAGCAGAGCGGACCGGATACGGTTCTGGCTCAAAGCGGGCCGCACCAGGGGATGAACTTTTACACCGGCAAACGGCTGATCACCGTAGGTGATGCTGATGAACTGACCTTCGGCAGCAGCCAGGGCAACCAGTCCGGCTGGTTCCTTTCCCAGGAGCAGTTCATGGAGCTTTGGCGTTCAGACCGTCAGGTTATGATCGTCATTCCCCGCCACGAGGCAAACCGCTACGCTGCAACAGCGCCCCAAACCCTGGCGGATAACGGGGCATTGCTGTTGTTGTCCAACCGCTGA